In Levilactobacillus brevis, a single genomic region encodes these proteins:
- the parE gene encoding DNA topoisomerase IV subunit B yields the protein MAKAQPKYDDSSIQVLEGLEAVRKRPGMYIGSTDGRGLHHLVYEIVDNAVDEALAGYGKEINVTIHQDNSITVVDHGRGMPVGMHASGLPTPEVILTVLHAGGKFGQGGYKTSGGLHGVGASVVNALSSSLTVTIVRDGVRYQEKFAKGGHPQGTLEKKGKTRAHNGTTITFKPDSQIFTTTVYNFGTLSERLRESAFLLKGVKITLTDEREGQEKAEEYHFEDGIKEFVSYLNEDKDTLGDVMYFDGKKDGIEVEVAAQYNDGYTENLLSFVNNVRTKDGGTHEVGMRSGWTKAFNEYARKVGLLKDRDKNLEGTDVREGLSAVISLRIPENLLQFEGQTKEKLGTPEARATVDSIISEQLGYYLMENGDFGKMLIRKSTQARQAREAARKARDESRNGKRHKKHERLLSGKLTPAQSKNSAKNELFLVEGDSAGGSAKQGRNRKFQAILPLRGKVLNTEKAKLPDIMKNEEISTMIYTIGAGVGAEFNIEDANYDKIIIMTDADDDGAHIQILLLTFFYKYMRPMIDAGRVYIALPPLYRIKTTGKKSTIEYAWTNDELDQKTKKIAKHGYNLQRFKGLGEMDAEQLWDTTMDPDKRTLIRVQIDDAALAERRVTTLMGDKVEPRRKWIENNVQFTLEDDNTSLLEASEPAEPTDN from the coding sequence CTGTCCGTAAACGTCCTGGGATGTATATCGGCTCCACTGACGGCCGGGGGCTTCACCACCTGGTCTATGAAATTGTCGATAATGCCGTTGATGAAGCACTGGCCGGGTACGGTAAGGAAATCAACGTTACCATCCACCAGGACAACAGTATTACGGTCGTCGACCACGGCCGGGGTATGCCAGTGGGTATGCACGCTTCTGGGCTACCGACACCCGAAGTCATTTTGACGGTGCTACACGCCGGGGGTAAATTTGGCCAAGGCGGCTACAAGACTTCCGGTGGGCTGCACGGTGTGGGGGCCTCCGTGGTCAACGCACTGTCGAGTTCTTTGACCGTCACCATCGTCCGCGATGGCGTGCGTTATCAAGAAAAATTTGCCAAGGGGGGCCATCCCCAGGGCACGCTGGAAAAGAAGGGCAAGACGCGGGCTCATAACGGGACCACGATCACCTTCAAACCGGACAGTCAAATCTTCACCACGACCGTCTACAACTTTGGCACGTTGTCGGAACGCCTGCGTGAATCCGCCTTCCTGTTGAAAGGCGTCAAGATTACGCTGACTGACGAACGCGAGGGTCAGGAGAAGGCCGAAGAGTACCATTTTGAAGACGGTATCAAGGAATTTGTGAGTTATCTGAACGAAGACAAGGATACCCTCGGTGACGTCATGTACTTTGACGGCAAGAAGGATGGCATCGAGGTCGAAGTGGCCGCCCAATACAACGACGGATACACGGAAAACCTGCTTTCCTTCGTCAACAACGTACGCACCAAGGACGGTGGGACCCACGAGGTCGGCATGCGGAGTGGCTGGACCAAGGCCTTCAATGAATATGCCCGTAAGGTGGGTCTGCTGAAGGATCGCGATAAGAATCTGGAAGGGACCGACGTGCGAGAAGGCTTATCTGCCGTGATTTCCTTACGGATTCCGGAAAACCTGCTGCAATTCGAAGGCCAGACCAAGGAAAAGTTGGGGACGCCAGAAGCTCGGGCCACCGTGGATAGTATTATCAGCGAACAACTTGGTTACTACCTCATGGAAAACGGGGACTTCGGGAAGATGTTGATTCGCAAGTCGACTCAGGCCCGTCAAGCCCGTGAAGCTGCGCGCAAGGCCCGCGATGAGAGCCGTAATGGTAAGCGCCACAAGAAGCACGAGCGTCTATTGTCCGGTAAATTGACTCCCGCGCAATCCAAGAATTCGGCGAAGAACGAACTGTTCCTGGTCGAAGGGGATTCCGCCGGCGGGTCCGCTAAGCAAGGCCGTAACCGGAAGTTTCAAGCCATCCTGCCGTTACGGGGGAAGGTCTTGAACACCGAGAAGGCCAAGCTGCCCGATATTATGAAGAACGAAGAAATCAGCACCATGATCTACACCATTGGTGCGGGGGTTGGCGCCGAGTTTAACATTGAAGATGCCAACTACGATAAGATTATTATCATGACCGATGCCGATGATGATGGTGCGCACATCCAGATTCTGTTGCTCACCTTCTTCTACAAGTACATGCGGCCAATGATTGATGCCGGGCGCGTCTACATCGCCCTGCCACCGTTGTACCGGATCAAGACGACCGGCAAGAAGTCGACCATCGAATACGCCTGGACCAACGACGAACTCGACCAGAAGACCAAGAAGATTGCCAAACACGGCTACAATCTCCAACGGTTCAAGGGGTTGGGTGAAATGGACGCCGAACAGCTGTGGGATACCACCATGGACCCTGACAAGCGAACGCTGATTCGGGTTCAAATCGATGATGCCGCTTTGGCCGAACGTCGGGTCACCACACTCATGGGTGATAAGGTCGAACCGCGCCGGAAGTGGATTGAAAACAATGTCCAATTCACACTGGAAGACGATAACACCAGTCTGCTGGAAGCTTCGGAACCGGCAGAACCAACGGATAACTAA